Within the Erpetoichthys calabaricus chromosome 1, fErpCal1.3, whole genome shotgun sequence genome, the region ttaagaatgtagaaagtgtttaagagcatataaagtgtttataagagtgtgggaaaggttaacaagagagtgagaaaggtttataagagtgtgggaagggtttataaagccttaaaatatgtataaataataaaataaatataggtcgctacttcgcagattttcacctatcgcggggggctctggaacgtaacccctgcgataggtgagggatgactgtactggAAATAAAGCTTTCAACTTTATAAAATCATTGTTGCATAAACTACTGAAAACAAAGACATTTCAGTATGTTTCCATTTTCATAAATTCTTTTCTAATAATACAAAAGCATATGAAGAGTACAAAGTTAGTGGGGAACACCTGACATATATAGAGAGATTGTGCTCAAACCATGCAGGTTGTTCCTCTCAACTAGTGAATTGCTATTGGACTTCTGTTGTGGTCATGGTTGGTCTATAAGAAATTCATGTTTGATCAGAATGTTTGTCATGAGCATACCTGATACCAGAATACCTTGAGCCAGTAGTCATTGATTAACTGTGGTTGTGTTGTCTACTCTGAGGCCAAATGTTCTGGTTGTGActtaatgtgaaaaataaataaaagcttattCTCCGTCCACTtccatgttaatattttttttcttttcccctttaTATAGGATACAAACCTTAccgctgttctgaatgtggcaaacaattatcAAGCAAGAGCGTcctttcaaggcacacaagaattcacacaggagagaagcctcaTTGCTGTCTTGAATGTGGCAAGAGGTTTTCACAAAAGTGGTATCTTCAGAGCCATgagagaattcacacaggagagaaacaccattgctgttctgaatgtggcaagaatttttcacaaaaaaagaatcttcagatccaccaaagaattcacacacaAGAGAAACCTTATTCCTGTTCTAAATGTGGCAAGCAGTTTTTGCAGAGGAGCAGTCTTCAGAGACACCaacgaattcacacaggagagaagccttattgctgttctgaatgtggcaagtgGTTTTCGCAAAAGTGGTATCTTCAGAGCCatgaaagaattcacacaggagaaaagccttattgctgttttgaatgtggcaaGCGGTTTTCACAAGAGTTctatcttcagagccaccaaaaaattcacacaggagaaaagctttattgctgttctgagtgtggcaagCAGTTTTTGTATAAAAGCAGTCTTCAGAGACACCAGAttattcacacaggagagaagccttattgctgttctgaatgtggcaagtgGTTTTCGCAAAAAAGGATTCTTCAggtccaccaaagaattcacacaggagaaagaCCACAtttctgttctgaatgtggcaagaatTTTTCACAAAAAAGGAATCTTCAGCTCCACCAAAGAACTCACACACAAGAGAAgtcttattgctgttctgaatgtggcaagcagtttTTGCTGAAGTGCAGTCTTGTGAGACACCaaaaaattcacacaggagagaagccttattgctgttctgaatgtggcaagttGTTTTCGCAAAAGAGttatcttcagagccaccaacgAATTCACATGGGAGAAAAGCCTTattgctgttttgaatgtggcaagcagtttTCGAAAGAGTCctatcttcagagccaccaacgaattcacacgggagaaaagccttattgctgttttgaatgtggcaagcagtttTTTATAAAGAACCATCTTCAGCAGCACCaaaaaattcacacaggagagaagccttaTTGCTGTGTTGAATGTGGCAAGTGGTTTTCGCAAAAGAGgtatcttcagagccaccaaagaattcacacaggagaaaagccttATTGCTGTGTTGAATGTGGCAAGTGGTTTTCGCAAAAGAAGAATCTTCAATGCCTTGAAagagttcacacaggagaaaaggcttatcgctgttctgaatgtgacaagTGCTTTTCAGAAAAGCCCCATCTACAGGGCCACCGaacaattcacacaggagagaagccttattgctgttctgaaagTGGCAAGTtcgttttgcaaaataacaatcTTCACAGCCaaca harbors:
- the LOC114668533 gene encoding gastrula zinc finger protein XlCGF26.1-like; translated protein: MDVRKEECKADSNIMEKRTTNIKLEDCEWECVHPEQESLDIREEDCELGSVGIKEEPEESVGTEVNKNKRMECVKEDRLHYGCQDGVKTDFDSSQSRRCSSPEPFINVCSETLHSDTKRTEEISSFIIQDDGPSSSKTFMQRYKPYRCSECGKQLSSKSVLSRHTRIHTGEKPHCCLECGKRFSQKWYLQSHERIHTGEKHHCCSECGKNFSQKKNLQIHQRIHTQEKPYSCSKCGKQFLQRSSLQRHQRIHTGEKPYCCSECGKWFSQKWYLQSHERIHTGEKPYCCFECGKRFSQEFYLQSHQKIHTGEKLYCCSECGKQFLYKSSLQRHQIIHTGEKPYCCSECGKWFSQKRILQVHQRIHTGERPHFCSECGKNFSQKRNLQLHQRTHTQEKSYCCSECGKQFLLKCSLVRHQKIHTGEKPYCCSECGKLFSQKSYLQSHQRIHMGEKPYCCFECGKQFSKESYLQSHQRIHTGEKPYCCFECGKQFFIKNHLQQHQKIHTGEKPYCCVECGKWFSQKRYLQSHQRIHTGEKPYCCVECGKWFSQKKNLQCLERVHTGEKAYRCSECDKCFSEKPHLQGHRTIHTGEKPYCCSESGKFVLQNNNLHSQQRIHTGETPYCSSEFDMQFSHQSTLL